AAAACCTGGATAATGAAAGCGTTACATTTTCTGTGAAGGACTACCGCCGCGCAGGAAGAAAATCCTTGTTACGTTTATCCGATGCAGAGTTCATCAGACGGTTCGCACTTCACATACTTCCCAAAGGCTTTGTTCGCATCCGGCATTATGGAATCTTGAGTTCCTATCATAAAAAAATTACGCTTACCCAGC
The sequence above is drawn from the Salegentibacter mishustinae genome and encodes:
- a CDS encoding transposase encodes the protein NLDNESVTFSVKDYRRAGRKSLLRLSDAEFIRRFALHILPKGFVRIRHYGILSSYHKKITLTQLQQSLGRVHLKERKPLQHRLCPVCKKGKLVTLNTFTARGPPGYWMEKLRKQSNK